The Pandoraea apista genomic interval GCCGCACGGGTGTGCCCGCCGGTTGAAGTGGCTATCACGTCGCTACAGCAAGTCAGCGGCATGAGCGATGCTGCGCTGCACGCGCTTGCCGATGCGCAGCCTGTCGTGAGCGCTGTTTGTGCGGCGGGCTCGACGGTCGACGCCGTCAACCTGCAAACGCTTGCGAGTGCAGGCCTGCCGGCAATCGTCACGGTGGTGAAGGCGTCGCCGCTGTCCGCGCAAGACCAGGATCGCATCGTGCTGGGCGTGACCACTGCGCAGATCCTGCTGGCGGCTTCAATCGCCGCTTGGCCATCGGATCAATCGACCGACGCAGCGAAATGAGCCGGTTCCTGACCCGACTGGTGATGGAAAACGCCACCGATTGCGATGACGGCCGGTGGCGGCTCGTGCGGGCGCTCGTGTATCAGTCTGACGTGGCAGATCAGACCTTCGTCGTGCCGCGCGGATTCGTCACTGATCTCGCGTCGGTGCCTCGGCTGCCCGTCGTGTACTGGCTGGCCGGCGGCACGTCGAATGAGGCCGCAGCGGTGCACGATTGGCTCTACACTGCAAAGCCTGTGTCGAGGGCGGTGGCTGACAAGGTGCTTCGTGAAGCTTCCGCCGTCACTTGCGTGCCGGTCTGGCGCCAGTGGCTCATGTACTGGGGCGTTCGGCTCGCCGGTGCGTCGCATTGGCGCTGACGCTGCCCACATCGCTGGACTTGCCTGCGAGCGCAGCTACGATGCGCTGACGAAAAATGATAATCAAAGCGATCAACCATCGGAAAAAGATCACTAGAGTTAGCGTTTTCGTGGGTAGGCGCTGTGGCTCGGCTTCTCCCACCACTCATCTGCATTCTCTCCATAGCGGAACTCGCTCAGCTTAGGTGCTCGCTTGAGCAGCGCGGGGCCGTCCATTTTCGGGTTCAGCACATGCTGCGTGACCCGTGCCCACTCGAAGGCATTTCCCATCATCGTGTGACGAGCGAGTATGTCTCGTTCTCGCGGCGCCAGGCCGGGGGCGAGCCAGAAGCGTGCTTGCTCGCCGGCCAGGGTGACCGGTACGCGCGGCGTCAGCTCAGCCAGTTTGCCTGGAGCCGAGGCTACCAGCACAGAGAATCCAGAGACGGCCGACCAGTACACCGGTGCGCCGAGAGCGAGTAGAAACACTGGCTCGCCGTTGCGCGGGCGGACATGCCAAGCCTCTCTCTCATTTCCCTTCCCAATCACGATCGTCCAGCCGCAAGCGCACACCAGATATCGATGGTGCTGCCAAGCCTCACTGAAATAGGGCTTGTCTGCGGCCGTTTCCGCTTGAGCGAAAGGCTGCCGGCCATATCGCTTTCCAAGGTCATTGTCAGGGGCGAATCCCCACTGAGCGACGTTGATGTTCAGGGCACCGCTATCGCTTCGGAACGCAAGCGGGACCAGGTCGCCGGGCATCATGTTGAACCCTTTGCTCGTGTCACCCTGGAATCGCTGATCGACGCGGTCAGTCTCGCCCAAGGCGCGAGCATAATCAGCGCGGCCGCGAGCGCGGATGATTCTGATATCCATGACGCACCGCTATTACGCCGCGGCGTACTCATCGAGTGCCGGAGTTCTCCCATGCTGGAACAGGACCTTCGGCGACTCCATCGCCCCAGTCTCCGGATCAAGCAGGACTTCGTAGGCTGCTATGCCCGCGTGCCGGTCGCGCATTGAATGGGCGACGCGCACGGCGCCGGCGCTCGTGCTGGCCGGCCTCACCTCAACAGGCAACAGGTCGCCCCCTGACCCTTTGCGGAATGGGACGACGATAAATCTGGGGGTGTGGGGGGCTTGCATGGCGACCTCTCTCGGGTGACTTCGAGGGAGGTAAACTATCATAAGATACTGTATAAAAACACAGTATTTTGGTGAGGGAATTGGGGAAAAAAAATCCCACCCCCTATGGGGTGGGATCTGCATTCAAGCCAAACCCGCATCGCGCTTGGTGTGGCATCTTCTTAGTCAAGCTTCATGGGCAAGCGCCTCCAAAGCGACGCGAGCGAGAAAGCCGCTACGGGTCTCATGGCGTTTTTCAACGTAAGCATCGATCTTGTGAAGGACGAAGCGCGGGAAGCTAACGTTGATGCGCTCCGGTTTGCTATCAAGCTTTGTTACATCGACATCTGCTAAAGCCCAAACGGCGCCAGCAAATTCCTCACGCTTAGCCAAATCCTCGATGTCTGAGCAGGAAAACGTCACATCTTCCGAATACTCAAGCGACGTTTCGATATGGCCTTTGATTGCTTCCTTTGCATTCCTGATGGCGTCGTCGATGGTTTCGCCCCAGGAGAAGCAGCCCGGAACATCCGGCACTGTCACTCCATAGACACTCCCATCATCCTTATGAATTGCGATGGGAAATTCCATTGCGATACTCCTTATTTCGTGCACTCCTTGTCCGCATCCAAGTCACCAGAAGGTTGGTGAAAAAGCCACCGGCTTTACAGGCCGGCGGCTTTCAGGATGCTTTTAACAGTCCCAACTGGCAGATCCTTCTTCGGGTGAGGCACCGTCACAAGTAGCGGCTTCGTTGGGTGTTTAAAGTGGTGGTGGCTGCCAGTGATTCGCGCTAACTTCCAACCATCATCTTCGAGCATCCGGATGATTTTCGATGAATTCATCGTCAGTCTCCGTCTGTTCTTGTGTGTAATTCTACACACATTTCTCACGGAAGCAAGAATTTTTGTGGGTGTGTGTGTATTTTTTCTTTGTGCCTTGGGATGTGGAGAACCATATGTGCACAAACTACCGGGTACCGGATCGGCAGTTGTTCAGCGAATACTACGGCGTGCCGCCGCCGATCGGCGAGTGGCGCGACGAGGTCTACAAGGACTATTTCGCCCCGATCATTCGCCGGGACGGCGAGGGGCGGCGCTCTGACTTGGCGTCGTTCGGGATGGTGCCGCGCGAGAAGATCCCGCCAGGCGTGAAGGTGTTCGACACAATGAACGCGCGCGCCGAGACGGTGGGGGAGAAGCGCAGCTTCAGCAGCGCGTGGAAGAAGCAGCAGCTTTGCCTGATCC includes:
- a CDS encoding DUF1353 domain-containing protein, translated to MSRFLTRLVMENATDCDDGRWRLVRALVYQSDVADQTFVVPRGFVTDLASVPRLPVVYWLAGGTSNEAAAVHDWLYTAKPVSRAVADKVLREASAVTCVPVWRQWLMYWGVRLAGASHWR
- a CDS encoding SOS response-associated peptidase family protein, which codes for MDIRIIRARGRADYARALGETDRVDQRFQGDTSKGFNMMPGDLVPLAFRSDSGALNINVAQWGFAPDNDLGKRYGRQPFAQAETAADKPYFSEAWQHHRYLVCACGWTIVIGKGNEREAWHVRPRNGEPVFLLALGAPVYWSAVSGFSVLVASAPGKLAELTPRVPVTLAGEQARFWLAPGLAPRERDILARHTMMGNAFEWARVTQHVLNPKMDGPALLKRAPKLSEFRYGENADEWWEKPSHSAYPRKR
- a CDS encoding type II toxin-antitoxin system HicB family antitoxin, giving the protein MEFPIAIHKDDGSVYGVTVPDVPGCFSWGETIDDAIRNAKEAIKGHIETSLEYSEDVTFSCSDIEDLAKREEFAGAVWALADVDVTKLDSKPERINVSFPRFVLHKIDAYVEKRHETRSGFLARVALEALAHEA
- a CDS encoding type II toxin-antitoxin system HicA family toxin, which translates into the protein MNSSKIIRMLEDDGWKLARITGSHHHFKHPTKPLLVTVPHPKKDLPVGTVKSILKAAGL